A stretch of DNA from Streptomyces gobiensis:
CGCGGGCCTCGGACCGTACCGCGTTGCGGTCCAGCGTCGCGATGGAGCGGCGCAGCGGGATGCCGACGTACCGGGCGTGGCGCAGCTTGCTGTCCGGGGTGGAGACGGCCACATGGCGGGTGTACCGGGAGCCGATCTTGTTCGCGAGCCCGGGACGTGCGTTGGCCTCGTGTACCACGATCGGCACTCCGAGCCGCTTGGCGGCGAGGTAGGCGGGCAGCGCCACATAGCCGCCGAAGCCGACCACGCAGTCCGCCTTCGTACGCTCCAGAATCTGCTCGGTGGCCTTGATGGTGCCGCGCAGCCGCCCCGGGACGGTGATCAGTTCGGGGGTGGGCTTACGTGGCAGCGGCACGGCGGGAATCAGCTCCAGCTGATAGCCCCGCTCCGGGACGAGCCGGGTCTCGAGTCCGCGCTCCGTGCCGAGGGCCGTGATCCCCACGGTCGGGTCCTGCCTGCGCAGGGCGTCCGCGAGGGCGAGCGCGGGCTCGATGTGGCCGGCGGTCCCCCCACCGGCGAGTACGACATGCACCGAATTTCACCGCTCTCCGGACGGCCGCCTCTTGACGCGCCGTCTCATCGTCTTCCGTCTCACCCCAGCCAGCTTCTTTCGGACAGCAGGCTGCCGCATGGCCAGTGCCGCTCGTGCGGCGGGGTCGCTGCGCGCGAAAGCGATCAGCAACCCGATGGCGAACATCGTCGGCAGCAGGGCGGACCCTCCGTAGGAGAACAGCGGCAGGGGCACACCGGCGATGGGCAGCAGTCCGAGGACCGCACCGATGTTGATGACCACCTGGGTCATGATCCAGGTCGTCACCCCTCCCGCGGCATACCTCACGAAGGGGTCCTCCGTGCGTCCGGCCACGCGGATACCCGCATAGCCTAGAGCCGCGAAGAGACCAAGGACCGACAGTGTCCCCGCCAGACCGAGTTCCTCACCGGTGATGGCGAAGATGAAGTCCGTATGCGGCTCCGGGAGTTCCCCCCATTTTTCCATACTGGCGCCCAGACCGGATCCGAACCATCCGCCGGAGGCCAGCGCGTAGATCCCGTGCAGCGCCTGCCAGCACTGATCACTGGGGCCCGGGTCGGTGGCACCGAGACAGGCGAGACGGCTCATCCGGTGCGGGCTGGTGGCGATGAGCAGGGCGCCCGCCGCCGCGGCGGCGGCGAGTACGGAGGCGAACAGCCGGGTGGGGGCTCCGGCGAGCCACAGCAGACCGAAGAGGATCGCGGTGAGGATCACCACGGTGCCCATATCGCCACCGAGCATGATCAGCGCAAGCATCACCAGGGCGCCGGGTACGAGCGGCACCAGGAGATGTTTCCACTGCTCCAGCAGCCGTTTGTCGCCCTTCCGGGCCAGCAGGTCGGCACCCCACAGGACGAGGGCCAGCTTGCCGAACTCGCTGGGCTGGAGCAGAAAGGGTCCGCCGACCCGGATCCAGTTGGTGCTGCCGTTGACCTCCACCCCGATGCCGGGCACCTGCACCAGAACGAGCAGGAAGACGGAGACGGCCAGAACCGGGTAGGAGAACGCCCGCAGCAGCTTCACCGGCATCCGGGAGGCGATCAGCAACAGTACGGTGCCGAGCGCCGCGGCGACGAGCTGTTTGCGGAAGTAGTAGGTGGCGGGGAGGTCATAGCGCAGCGCCTGGATCTGGGAGGCGGAGAACACCATCACCAGGCCCAGCAGGGTGATGAGGAGGCTGCCCCCCAGGATGAGGTAGTACGCGGTCAGGGGGCGGTCCCAGGCCCGCCTTGCCTGCGCGTGCAGCCGGCGCACCTGTTCGGCCGGGCCGCGGCGGTGCGGGGTGCGGGTGCGCGGCGCGGTCATCGCGGGGCTCCGGTGGTATGCCCCAATCCCTCCCCCACAGCCCTTCGGGCATGGGCGCGGGCTCGCGGGACGGCCCCGTCGCTGGGCCGGGCCCGCACAACGACCCCGTTCCGGGGAAGCCCCGGGTGGGCACAACGCCGTTCTCGCGGCCTCATGGTGGTCACTCCGTCCCCTCCTGCAACCGCTGCCGCGGTCCCGGTGGGGGCTGCGGGTTACTGGGTTACTGTTCGCTCACGGCCCGGCCGGAGGCCAGACCGTGGACCGCCGTGGCGAAAGCGTCACCGCGCTCGTTGTAGTTGGTGAACATGTCCATCGAAGCGCAGGCCGGTGCCATCAGCACCGTGTCGCCGGGCTGGGCCAGCCGGGCCGCTTCGTGGACTGCCGCTGTCATCGCCCCAGTGTCCGTCCGGTCAAGGTCGACGACCGGGACATCCGGGGCGTGTCGGGCGAGCGCTTCATGGATCAGGTGACGATCGGCGCCGATGAGGACGGCACCACGGAGGCGTTCGGCTGATCGCAGGACCAGCTCATCGAAGGTGGCCCCTTTCGCCAGGCCGCCCGCGATCCATACGATCGAGTCGTATGCCGCCAGGGATGCCTCGGTGGCGTGTGTGTTGGTGGCCTTGGAGTCGTCCACATAGGAGACTCCAGCCACATCCGCCACATGGGCAATGCGGTGAGCGTCCGGCCGGAAGGCCCGCAGCCCCTCCCGGACCGCCTGCGGAGGCACGCCGAAGGCGCGGGCCAGGGCCGCTGCCGCGAGGGCGTTGGCGATGTTGTGCGGGGCGGGCGGGCTGATGTCCGTGACCTCGGCCAGCTCCCGGGCCTGCTGCCGCCGGTTGTCGACGAAGGCCCGGTCCACCAGGATGCCGTCGACGACACCGAACTCGGAGGGGCCCGGGCTGCCCAGGGTGAAGCCGATCGCCCGGCAGCCCTCGGCCACATCGGCCTCCCGGACCAGCACCTCGGTGGCCGGGTCCGCTGTGTTGTAGACGCAGGCGACCTCGTTGCCCTCGTAAATACGGCCCTTGTCGGCGACGTACGCGGCCATCGAGCCATGCCAGTCGAGGTGGTCGGGGGCGAGGTTCAGCACCACCGCGGAGTGGGCCCGCAGGGAGGGCGCCCAGTGCAGCTGGTAGCTGGAGAGTTCGACCGCGAGAACGTCATAGGGCTCGTCCGACAGCACGATGTCGACGATCGGGGTGCCGACGTTGCCCACGGCCGCGGTACGCAGGCCCGCCGCGTCGAGGATCGAGGCGAGCATCCGGACCGTGGTCGTCTTGCCATTGGTGCCGGTGATCGCCAGCCAGGGGGCCGCCCGCGGACCGCGCAGCCGCCAGGCGAGCTCCACATCGCCCCACACCGGGATGTCCGCCTTGGCCGCCGCTGTGAACAGCGGGCTCTGCGGCTGCCAGCCCGGGGAAGTCACGATCAGCTCGGTGCCCTCCGGGAGAGTGTCGCCGTCGGCCAGCCGGACGGCGATGCCTTCCGCGGCCAGCTCGGCGGCGCGTGCCCGGTGCGCATCGCTGTCGCCGCCGTCGACGACGGTGACCCGCGCGCCCAGCCGGGCCAGGGCGCGGGCGGCGCTGATGCCGCTGACGCCCAGCCCGGCGACGGCGATCCGGCGTCCGGAGATCTCCAGGGGCTTCTCGGTCATTTCCGGGCCGCCCATGCGGCGTAGAAGATTCCCACACCAACGATCGCGCACATGCCCTGGATGATCCAGAAGCGGACCACGACCAGCACCTCGCTCCAGCCCTTGAGCTCGAAATGGTGCTGGAGCGGGGCCATCTTGAAGACCCGTTTACCGGTGAGCCGGAACGACCCGACCTGGATCACCACGGACATGGTGATCAGGACGAAGAGGCCGCCGAGGATGGCGAGCAGCAGTTCGGTGCGGGAGAGGATCGCCAGAGCGGCCAGCGCACCGCCCAGCGCGAGCGAGCCGGTGTCCCCCATAAAGATCTTGGCGGGTGAGGTGTTCCACCACAGGAAGCCGAAGCAGGCGCCCATCAGCGCGGCGGCGACCACCGCGAGATCGAGCGGGTCACGCACCTCGAAGCAGCTCCGGACCCCGGTGATGGCGCAGGATTCCTGGTACTGCCAGATACCGATGAACGTGTAGGCGCCGAAGACCATCACGGAGGCGCCGGTGGCCAGACCGTCCAGGCCGTCGGTGAGGTTCACCCCGTTCGACATGGCCAGGATCATGAACAGCGCCCAGATGACGAAGAGCACCGGGCCGATCTGCCAGCCGAAATCCTGGGTGAAGGAGAGCCGGTCGGAGGCCGGGGCGTTGCCGCGCAGATCCTTGAAGTTGAGCGCGAGGACCGCGAAAGCGATACCGACGACCAGCTGGCCGAGCATCTTCGCCTTGGCCCGCAGGCCCAGGCTCCGCTGCTTGACGATCTTGATGTAGTCGTCCAGGAAACCGACCAGGCCCATGCCCGCCATCAGGAAGAGCACCAGCACACCGGAGATGGTCGGATCCTCGCCGGTGAGGAGCTTGGTCAGCGCATAGGCGATGAGGGTCGCCAGGATGAAGGCGATACCGCCCATGGTGGGGGTGCCGCGCTTGCTGTGGTGGTCCCGGGGGCCGTCGTCGCGGATGTACTGCCCGTAGCCCTTGCGGGCCAGAAGTTTGATCAGCAGCGGAGTGCCGACCAAGGTCAGGAAGAGCCCGATAACTCCGGAGAAGAGGATTTGCCTCATCGACCGGCGACCTCGCCATCCGCGTCGGAGAGCAGCGCCTGCGCGAGCTGCTCCAGGCCTACTGAACGGGAAGCCTTCACCAGTACGACATCCCCCGGGCGCAGCTCACTGCGCAACAGGTCGATCGCCGCCCGAGCGTCGGACACGTGCACCGACTCCTCACCCCACGAACCCTCGTTCTTGGCACCCATGTCGAGCCAGGCGGCCTCTCGGCCACCGACCGCCACGAGCTTGCTGACGTTGAGCCGGACGGCGAGCCGCCCGACCGCGTCGTGCTCCGCGAGCGCCGCCTCACCGAGTTCGGCCATCTCACCGAGCACCGCCCACGTGCGACGCCCCTTGCCCATAGCGACGAGTGCGCGCAGCGCAGCCCGCATGGAGTCGGGGTTCGCGTTGTACGCGTCGTTGACGACCGTTACACCGTCGGCGCGCTCGGTGACCTCCATCCGCCACCGGGAGAGCGTGCCCGCGCTGGTGAGCGCCTGTGCGATGTGCTCGGCGGGCATGCCCAGTTCATGGGCGACGGCCGCCGCGGCGAGCGCGTTCGACACGTGGTGCTCACCGTACAGGCGCAAGGTCACATCGCTGCACCCGGAGGGTGTGTGAAGCGTGAAAGATGGCCGACCATCGTCGGTGAGCTGCACGTTTTCGGCTCGTACGGCGGCGTCCCCGGCTTCGCCGAACAGCACGACGCGAGCGCGGGTCCGGGACGCCATGGCGCGGACCAGCGGGTCGTCGGCGTTGAGCACCGCCACCCCGCCCTCGTCCGCGCCCTCTCCTGCCGGGGGGAGGGTCTCCACCAGCTCGCCCTTGGCGTCGGCGATCTGCTCACGGCCACCGAACTCGCCGATGTGCGCGGTGCCGACATTGAGCACGACGCCGATGCGGGGTGGGGTCAGCTCGGTGAGGTAGCGGATATGGCCCTTGCCGCGGGCGCCCATCTCCAGCACCAGATGCCGGGTCCCGGCGTCGGCGCGGAGCGCGGTGAGCGGCAGCCCGATCTCGTTGTTGAACGAGCCGGGCGGCCACACGGTGGGGCCCAGCCGCTCCAGCAGCTGAGCGATGAGGTCCTTGGTGCTGGTCTTGCCCGAGGAGCCGGTGAGCGCGACCACGGCGGTGCCGAGCCTGCCGACGGTATGGCGGGCCAGCGCCCCCAGGGCGGCGACCACATCGTCGACCACGATGGCGGGCACGCCGACCGGACGGGTGGCCAGCACCACGGCGGCGCCCGCGTCGATGGCGCGGCGGGCGAAGTCATGGCCGTCGACGCGCTCTCCGGCGAAGGCGGCGAAGAGGCTGCCCGGTACGGCTTCCCGGGAGTCGATCACAACGGGGCCGGTGACCTGGACCCGTGGATCCGGTATGTCGTGCGGCTGTCCGGAGACAATGGCGGCGATCTCGGCGAGGGAGAGAGGGATCATTGGCTCTGCCGCTCCTCGATGGCCTCACGCAGCACCTGGCGGTCATCGAAGGGGCGGACCACACCAGCGATGTCCTGGCCCTGTTCATGGCCCTTGCCCGCGACGATGACGGTGTCACCGGGTTCGGCACGGGCCACGGCGGCGGCGATGGCCGCGGCCCGGTCCTCTTCGAGGAGTACGGTGCCGCGCTCATGGGAGGGCACCTCGGCGGCGCCCGCGAGCATGGCCGCGAGGATCGCCAGGGGGTCCTCGGTGCGGGGATTGTCGGAGGTCAGCACGGCGGTGTCGGCGAGCCGGGCCAGCGCCGCACCCATCGAGCCGCGCTTGTGCGGGTCGCGGTCGCCACCGCAGCCGAGTACGGCGTGCACCTTGCCGTCGGTGACCTTGCGGACGGCGCGCAGGACCGATTCGACGGCGTCCGGTTTATGGGCGTAGTCCACCACGGCGAGATACGGCTGACCCGCGTCAACCCGCTCCAGCCGGCCCGGTACACCGGGGACGGCGGCCACTCCGTCGGCGGCGGTCTGGGCGTCGATCCCGGCCACGACCAGGGCGGTGACGGCCGCGAGCGCGTTGGAGACATTGAACGGGCCGGGCAGCGGGGCCGCTGCCCGTACGGACACCCCTTCGGGTCCGACAGCGGTGAAGACCGAGCCGAGCTGGCCCACCTCCACATCCTCGGCCCGCCAGTCGGCGTCCGGGTGGCCTTCGGCGGAGAAGGTGGTGACCGGGTAGCCCTCGACCGTGGCCTCCTGAGCCAGCCGCTGGCCGAATTCATCATCGAGGTTGACGACTCCGGCGCGGGAGCGGCCCTTGGTGAACAGCTGCGCCTTCGCCCGGAAGTAGTCATCCATATCCGGGTGGAAGTCCAGGTGCTCGGGGCTGAGGTTGTTGAAGACGGCGACGTCGAAGACACAGCCGTCGACGCGGCCCAGCACCAGCGCGTGGCTGGAGACCTCCATGGCGACGGAGGTGACGCCCCGCTCGCGCATCACGGCGAACAGCGCCTGGAGCTCGGTGGCCTCGGGTGTGGTCCGCTCGGACTTGATCCGCTCATCGCCGATCCGGGTCTCCACGGTGCCGATGAGACCGGTGAGCTGGCCCTCCTTGGCGGCAGCACGCAGCCCGCCCTCGACCAGATAGGCCGTGGTGGTCTTGCCGGAGGTGCCGGTGATGCCGATCTGCAGCAGGTCCCGGCCCGGCTCGCCGTAGATCGTGGCGGCGAGTGCTCCCATCCGGGCGCGCGGGTCGGGCACCGTGAGAACGGGCAGCCCGGTGGCGGCGGCGCGCTCGGTGCCCGCGGGGTCGGTGAGCACCGCGGCGGCGCCCAGCGACTCGGCCTGGGTGGCGAAGTCGGCCCCGTGGAAGCGGGCTCCGGGCAGGGCCGCGTAGATATCGCCGGGGCGCACCGCCCGGGAGTCATGGGTGATGCCGGTGATGGCGGCGGCGCCGGCGTCTGAGGGTGCTGACGCGGGGGGCGCCCAGTCGTCGAGGCCCAGCGCCTGGGCCAGCTCCGCCAGCGGCACGGGGCGTACCTCAGCGGGGCGGGGCGGCGAGGATGGGGTCTGATCAGCTTGTGGCACGGCGGTGAGATTACCGGGCGGGCCCGGCGCACCGCGAAGCGAGGGGCGCGCTGGGCGCGGGGAGCCGGGGCGGTTCCGCATATCGTCAGTGATCGTTCTCACGTGTGGTTCCCGGTCAGTCGCCCGGGGTGAAGGTGGTCGGCATTTTTGGCGGCTTGACTCCCGTGGGGGCCGCCTGAAGGGTTTTAAGGGAGAATTTCATGACCTGCTGGTACACCGGCCCGCAGACGGAACCACCGAAATAGCTGCCCCTCTTGGGATTCTGCACGACGCAGTAGACGGTGACCCGGGGCTGGTCGGCGGGGGCGAATCCGGCGAAGGAGGCGGTGTAGCCCTTGTAGCGGCCGGTCTGTGGGTCCACCCGGTTGGAGGTGCCGGTCTTGCCCGCGACCCGGTAGCCGGGGATCCGGGCGGTTTTGCCGGTGCCCTCCTTGTCCGCGACGGCGGATTCGAGCATACGCGCGAGCGTCTTCGCCGTCTTCTCGCTGAGGACCCGCTTCTCCTTCGGCTTCGGCGCGGCCGAGTAGCGCCCGTCCGGGCCGATGGTGCCCCGTACGAGCGTCGGGGTGATCCGCTTACCGCCGCTCGCGATCGTCGAGTAGACCGAGGCCAGCTGGACGGCGTTGACCGAGAACCCCTGTCCGAAGGGGACGGTGTGCTGCTGTGATTTGTTCCAGTCCGCCGGCTTGGCGAGGATGCCCGGGGTCTCGCCGGGGAAGCCAAGGCCGGTCGGCCGGCCGATGCCGAACTTGGTGAGATACGAGTGCAGCACCTTGTTCGCCTGCTGCTGGGTCTTACCGAGCCGTTCGGCGGCGAGGATGGTGCCGATGTTGCTGGACTTGGCGAGCACGCCGTTGAGCGTCAGGTGATACGTGGCGTGGTCGTGGTCGTCGGCGAAGGCCCGGCCTGCCCGGTTCAGCCGGTTGGGCACGGTGACCTGGGTCTGCGGAGTGGCGACGCCCTCCTCCAGTACGGCAGCCATGGTCATCAGCTTGGCCGTGGAACCTGGTTCATAGGCGTCCTGGAGGGCGGGGTTGCCCAGGTCGGTGGAGCTCGTCTGGGAGAGGTTACCCGGGTCGTAGTTCGGTGCGTTGGCCATGGCGAGGATCTCGCCGGTGCGGGGGTCCTGGACGATCACATAGCCCCGGTCCGCCTTGGAGGCGTCGACCTGCTCGGTGATGGCCTTCTGGGCAGCCCACTGGATGTCACGGTCGATGGTGAGCTCTATCCCGGAGCCGGGTGTCGCGGGCTGCTCCTGAGTCCTGGCGGTGGGCACCCTGCGGCCGGCCGACTGAGCGTAGGTGACCTTGCCGTCCTTGCCCGCGAGCTGCTTGTGGAGCTGGGCCTCCAGACCGCCGCCGCCCTTGCCGTCGGAGGTGACAAAGCCGAGCAGTCCGGCCGCGAGCTCCTTGTTGGGGTAGACCCGCTTGGCGCGCGGCTCGGCGTAGACCCCGGCGAGCACATTGGTGCCCTGCTCCTTGCGCTCCTTGTCGGCGAGCGCCCTCTTGAGGTCCTGGATCTGCCGCCAGGCCTGCGGGGTCTGCTGCCGGGCGAGCAGGACATAGCGCGGGGACGATGGCCGGATGAGCTTGCGCTCCAGTTCCTCCTGGTCGACGCCCAGTATCGGGGCGAGCAGTGCGGCGGCCCGGGCCGGTGCGTCGTCGACCTCGGCCTGCTCCGGTTTGAAGAGGAAGGGGTCGGCGGTGATGTCGTAGGCGTCGATGGTGGTGGCCAGATCCCGGCCCCTGCGGTCGGTCACAGAGCCGCGTTCGGCGGCGATCGGCACGGTGACATAGCGGTTGACGTTGGCCTTCTGGGCGTACGCGCTGGCGTCCACGGCCTGCACCTGGAGCAGCCGGACGGTGAAGGCCAGCAGCACCAGGGTGAGGCCGACGCTGATCAGCCGCAGCCGGGGACGGGGCTCGCCCAGTCGCAGCGGCGCGCTGCGGGGGGGCGGGTGCGGCTGGCGGGTTCTGCGCTGTGGCGTTCCGCGCTGTGCGGTTCTGCGCTGTGCGGTTCTGCCTTGTGGTGGGCGGGCCGGGCGTGGCACCCGTCGGCGCGGTTCCCGCGGGCTCATGGCGTCACCTTGTTCGCCCTGCCGCACCAGCGGCCTGTGTCGCTGCCGCCCGCACGGCGCAGAGGTGCGGCTTTCGTCGTCGGCCGCGGCCCAGTGGCCGCGCGTACGTCGCTCACGGACATCACCTCCCGGAGTCGGGGACGGCTGGTTTCGGAACGCCCCGGACGGTGCCGTCCGGGAGCAGGAAGGCGGGGACGCCGCCCGGTACCAGGCCCAGCTCCCGGGCTCGCCGGTCGAGCGCGTCGGGGGCGGAGAAGGCGTCCACATCCTGCTGGAGCGCCTGCTGTTCGTCCGTCAGCTCCTTGGTCTGCTTCTTGAGCTTGCCGAGCTCGAACGAACCCTGATTGACCGAGGCGTTGAGCAGCAGCAGGGTGAGCAGCCCGGAGCCCAGCAGCACCACGATGAGCAGGACGAAGGGGGTACGGGCCGCGGTCGAGTTACCGCTCGGGACCAGTCGGGCGAGCCGGGCGAGCCGCCGCTGTGCCGTCATACGTCCTGGACCTCCCGGATACGCTCGGCGCCGCGCAGCCGGGCGGGAGCGGCGCGGCGGTTCTCGGCGACCTCTTCCTCAGTGGGCAGCTCGGCACCGCGGGTCAGCAGTCTGAGCCGGGGCTGGTAGCGCTCGGGGACGACGGGCAGTCCGGGCGGTGCGGTATTGGCCGCGCCCGCCGCGAAGACCTGCTTCACGAGCCGGTCCTCCAGGGAGTGGTAGGAGAGCACGGCGATCCGGCCGCCGACCGCGAGGGCGTCAACGGCGGCGGGCACCGCTCTCTCCAGTACGGCCAGTTCGCCGTTGACCTCGATACGCAGCGCCTGGAAGGTGCGCTTGGCCGGGTTGCCGCCGGTGCGCTTGGCGGCCTGCGGCAGCGCCTCGCGGATCACCTCGACCAGCCGCGCGCTGTTGCTGAAGGGCTCCTTGGCCCGCTCCCGTACAACGGCTTCGACGATCCGCTTGGCCTGCTTCTCCTCGCCGTAGGCGCGCAGGATACGGACGAGCTCGCCGGGCGGATAGGTGTTGAGGACATCGGCCGCGGAGATACCCGTCGTCTGGTCCATCCGCATATCCAGGGGAGCGTCCTGGGCGTAGGCGAAGCCGCGGTCGGCCTCGTCCAGCTGCATGGAGGAGACGCCCAGGTCGAAGAGGATGCCCTGGACCCTGGGTGTGCCAAGACGGTCCAGTACGCCGGGGAGTTCGTCGTAGACGGCGTGCACCAGAGTCGCCCG
This window harbors:
- a CDS encoding UDP-N-acetylmuramoyl-tripeptide--D-alanyl-D-alanine ligase, with amino-acid sequence MIPLSLAEIAAIVSGQPHDIPDPRVQVTGPVVIDSREAVPGSLFAAFAGERVDGHDFARRAIDAGAAVVLATRPVGVPAIVVDDVVAALGALARHTVGRLGTAVVALTGSSGKTSTKDLIAQLLERLGPTVWPPGSFNNEIGLPLTALRADAGTRHLVLEMGARGKGHIRYLTELTPPRIGVVLNVGTAHIGEFGGREQIADAKGELVETLPPAGEGADEGGVAVLNADDPLVRAMASRTRARVVLFGEAGDAAVRAENVQLTDDGRPSFTLHTPSGCSDVTLRLYGEHHVSNALAAAAVAHELGMPAEHIAQALTSAGTLSRWRMEVTERADGVTVVNDAYNANPDSMRAALRALVAMGKGRRTWAVLGEMAELGEAALAEHDAVGRLAVRLNVSKLVAVGGREAAWLDMGAKNEGSWGEESVHVSDARAAIDLLRSELRPGDVVLVKASRSVGLEQLAQALLSDADGEVAGR
- a CDS encoding septum formation initiator family protein — translated: MTAQRRLARLARLVPSGNSTAARTPFVLLIVVLLGSGLLTLLLLNASVNQGSFELGKLKKQTKELTDEQQALQQDVDAFSAPDALDRRARELGLVPGGVPAFLLPDGTVRGVPKPAVPDSGR
- the rsmH gene encoding 16S rRNA (cytosine(1402)-N(4))-methyltransferase RsmH, which produces MTSSDERHIPVMRQRCLDLLAPALKQPGAVVVDCTLGLGGHSEALLAAFPEARLIALDRDPVALKLAGERLAPYGDRATLVHAVYDELPGVLDRLGTPRVQGILFDLGVSSMQLDEADRGFAYAQDAPLDMRMDQTTGISAADVLNTYPPGELVRILRAYGEEKQAKRIVEAVVRERAKEPFSNSARLVEVIREALPQAAKRTGGNPAKRTFQALRIEVNGELAVLERAVPAAVDALAVGGRIAVLSYHSLEDRLVKQVFAAGAANTAPPGLPVVPERYQPRLRLLTRGAELPTEEEVAENRRAAPARLRGAERIREVQDV
- a CDS encoding peptidoglycan D,D-transpeptidase FtsI family protein, with translation MSPREPRRRVPRPARPPQGRTAQRRTAQRGTPQRRTRQPHPPPRSAPLRLGEPRPRLRLISVGLTLVLLAFTVRLLQVQAVDASAYAQKANVNRYVTVPIAAERGSVTDRRGRDLATTIDAYDITADPFLFKPEQAEVDDAPARAAALLAPILGVDQEELERKLIRPSSPRYVLLARQQTPQAWRQIQDLKRALADKERKEQGTNVLAGVYAEPRAKRVYPNKELAAGLLGFVTSDGKGGGGLEAQLHKQLAGKDGKVTYAQSAGRRVPTARTQEQPATPGSGIELTIDRDIQWAAQKAITEQVDASKADRGYVIVQDPRTGEILAMANAPNYDPGNLSQTSSTDLGNPALQDAYEPGSTAKLMTMAAVLEEGVATPQTQVTVPNRLNRAGRAFADDHDHATYHLTLNGVLAKSSNIGTILAAERLGKTQQQANKVLHSYLTKFGIGRPTGLGFPGETPGILAKPADWNKSQQHTVPFGQGFSVNAVQLASVYSTIASGGKRITPTLVRGTIGPDGRYSAAPKPKEKRVLSEKTAKTLARMLESAVADKEGTGKTARIPGYRVAGKTGTSNRVDPQTGRYKGYTASFAGFAPADQPRVTVYCVVQNPKRGSYFGGSVCGPVYQQVMKFSLKTLQAAPTGVKPPKMPTTFTPGD
- the ftsW gene encoding putative lipid II flippase FtsW produces the protein MTAPRTRTPHRRGPAEQVRRLHAQARRAWDRPLTAYYLILGGSLLITLLGLVMVFSASQIQALRYDLPATYYFRKQLVAAALGTVLLLIASRMPVKLLRAFSYPVLAVSVFLLVLVQVPGIGVEVNGSTNWIRVGGPFLLQPSEFGKLALVLWGADLLARKGDKRLLEQWKHLLVPLVPGALVMLALIMLGGDMGTVVILTAILFGLLWLAGAPTRLFASVLAAAAAAGALLIATSPHRMSRLACLGATDPGPSDQCWQALHGIYALASGGWFGSGLGASMEKWGELPEPHTDFIFAITGEELGLAGTLSVLGLFAALGYAGIRVAGRTEDPFVRYAAGGVTTWIMTQVVINIGAVLGLLPIAGVPLPLFSYGGSALLPTMFAIGLLIAFARSDPAARAALAMRQPAVRKKLAGVRRKTMRRRVKRRPSGER
- the mraY gene encoding phospho-N-acetylmuramoyl-pentapeptide-transferase, with amino-acid sequence MRQILFSGVIGLFLTLVGTPLLIKLLARKGYGQYIRDDGPRDHHSKRGTPTMGGIAFILATLIAYALTKLLTGEDPTISGVLVLFLMAGMGLVGFLDDYIKIVKQRSLGLRAKAKMLGQLVVGIAFAVLALNFKDLRGNAPASDRLSFTQDFGWQIGPVLFVIWALFMILAMSNGVNLTDGLDGLATGASVMVFGAYTFIGIWQYQESCAITGVRSCFEVRDPLDLAVVAAALMGACFGFLWWNTSPAKIFMGDTGSLALGGALAALAILSRTELLLAILGGLFVLITMSVVIQVGSFRLTGKRVFKMAPLQHHFELKGWSEVLVVVRFWIIQGMCAIVGVGIFYAAWAARK
- a CDS encoding UDP-N-acetylmuramoyl-L-alanyl-D-glutamate--2,6-diaminopimelate ligase, which produces MRTITDDMRNRPGSPRPARPSLRGAPGPPGNLTAVPQADQTPSSPPRPAEVRPVPLAELAQALGLDDWAPPASAPSDAGAAAITGITHDSRAVRPGDIYAALPGARFHGADFATQAESLGAAAVLTDPAGTERAAATGLPVLTVPDPRARMGALAATIYGEPGRDLLQIGITGTSGKTTTAYLVEGGLRAAAKEGQLTGLIGTVETRIGDERIKSERTTPEATELQALFAVMRERGVTSVAMEVSSHALVLGRVDGCVFDVAVFNNLSPEHLDFHPDMDDYFRAKAQLFTKGRSRAGVVNLDDEFGQRLAQEATVEGYPVTTFSAEGHPDADWRAEDVEVGQLGSVFTAVGPEGVSVRAAAPLPGPFNVSNALAAVTALVVAGIDAQTAADGVAAVPGVPGRLERVDAGQPYLAVVDYAHKPDAVESVLRAVRKVTDGKVHAVLGCGGDRDPHKRGSMGAALARLADTAVLTSDNPRTEDPLAILAAMLAGAAEVPSHERGTVLLEEDRAAAIAAAVARAEPGDTVIVAGKGHEQGQDIAGVVRPFDDRQVLREAIEERQSQ
- the murD gene encoding UDP-N-acetylmuramoyl-L-alanine--D-glutamate ligase, with amino-acid sequence MTEKPLEISGRRIAVAGLGVSGISAARALARLGARVTVVDGGDSDAHRARAAELAAEGIAVRLADGDTLPEGTELIVTSPGWQPQSPLFTAAAKADIPVWGDVELAWRLRGPRAAPWLAITGTNGKTTTVRMLASILDAAGLRTAAVGNVGTPIVDIVLSDEPYDVLAVELSSYQLHWAPSLRAHSAVVLNLAPDHLDWHGSMAAYVADKGRIYEGNEVACVYNTADPATEVLVREADVAEGCRAIGFTLGSPGPSEFGVVDGILVDRAFVDNRRQQARELAEVTDISPPAPHNIANALAAAALARAFGVPPQAVREGLRAFRPDAHRIAHVADVAGVSYVDDSKATNTHATEASLAAYDSIVWIAGGLAKGATFDELVLRSAERLRGAVLIGADRHLIHEALARHAPDVPVVDLDRTDTGAMTAAVHEAARLAQPGDTVLMAPACASMDMFTNYNERGDAFATAVHGLASGRAVSEQ